The Hyalangium gracile genome contains a region encoding:
- the htpG gene encoding molecular chaperone HtpG — MSVETQRETHSFQAEINQLLNLVINSLYSHKEIFLRELVSNASDALDKLRFRTITEPELLGDEPTLEIRIIPDAERGTLTIEDTGIGMTHDELVKNLGTIAHSGSREFLEMLSQRGQKDVNLIGQFGVGFYSAYLVADRVEVVSRPAGKEQPAFRWTSEAKGTFTVEPAQRTTRGTSITLHLKADQKEFLDEWRVRSLITQYSDYVGHPIQLQVKKTTDVIDAQTGQKGTTTAFETVNKASALWQRPKSEITDEQYQEFYKHLTHDFEPPQTWTHFKTDGNQQFTGLIFLPKRRPFDMDGTQRRRGVRLFVKRVFIMDDCEELLPPWLRFVRGVVDSDDLPLNVSRELLQDSAVVRSIRKHVVKKTLDLLEKLAKDKPEDYVAFWKNFGAILKEGLTGDSEHREKLGALVRYESSHQEGLTSLADYVSRMKEGQQAIYYMFGESRKALEGSPHLEALRKRGYEVLFLTDPVDEWAAQGLHEFDGKPLVSALQADLKLQETPEEKKQKEEHAEGLKALTERMKEVLKDAVREVRVSDRLTDSPVCLVLPEGGSPAFLERLLREHGRGMPRAKRILEVNPAHPVIEHLRKLHEKDAKAERVTEWIELLHDQALLTEGSPLEDPNRFAKRMTALLTQLAGQTVEPPANGAPTAGSQAPEASTTSGGSSAQA; from the coding sequence ATGTCCGTCGAAACCCAGAGGGAGACCCACTCCTTTCAGGCCGAGATCAACCAGCTGCTGAACCTGGTCATCAACTCGCTCTACAGCCACAAGGAGATCTTCCTGCGCGAGCTGGTCTCCAACGCGTCCGACGCGCTGGACAAGCTGCGCTTTCGCACCATCACCGAGCCGGAGCTGCTCGGGGATGAGCCCACCCTGGAGATCCGCATCATCCCCGATGCCGAGCGCGGCACCCTCACCATCGAGGACACCGGCATCGGCATGACGCATGACGAGCTGGTGAAGAACCTGGGCACCATCGCGCACTCGGGCTCGCGCGAGTTCCTGGAGATGCTCTCCCAGCGCGGCCAGAAGGACGTGAACCTCATCGGCCAGTTCGGCGTGGGCTTCTACAGCGCCTACCTCGTCGCCGACCGCGTGGAGGTGGTGAGCCGGCCCGCGGGCAAGGAGCAGCCGGCGTTCCGGTGGACCTCCGAGGCCAAGGGCACCTTCACCGTGGAGCCCGCCCAGCGCACCACGCGCGGCACCTCCATCACCCTGCACCTCAAGGCGGACCAGAAGGAGTTCCTGGACGAGTGGCGCGTGCGCTCGCTCATCACCCAGTACTCCGACTACGTGGGCCACCCCATCCAGCTGCAGGTGAAGAAGACCACGGACGTCATCGACGCGCAGACGGGCCAGAAGGGCACCACCACCGCCTTCGAAACCGTCAACAAGGCCAGCGCGCTCTGGCAGCGCCCCAAGTCGGAGATCACCGACGAGCAGTACCAGGAGTTCTACAAGCACCTCACCCACGACTTCGAGCCGCCGCAGACGTGGACGCACTTCAAGACGGACGGCAACCAGCAGTTCACCGGCCTCATCTTCCTGCCCAAGCGCCGCCCGTTCGACATGGACGGCACCCAGCGGCGGCGCGGCGTGCGGCTGTTCGTCAAGCGCGTCTTCATCATGGACGACTGCGAGGAGCTGCTGCCGCCCTGGCTGCGCTTCGTGCGCGGCGTGGTGGACTCGGATGACCTGCCGCTCAACGTCTCGCGCGAGCTGCTCCAGGACTCGGCGGTGGTGCGCTCCATCCGCAAGCACGTGGTGAAGAAGACGCTGGACTTGCTGGAGAAGCTCGCCAAGGACAAGCCCGAGGACTACGTGGCGTTCTGGAAGAACTTCGGCGCCATTCTCAAGGAGGGGCTGACCGGCGACAGCGAGCACCGCGAGAAGCTGGGCGCCCTGGTGCGCTACGAGAGCAGCCACCAGGAGGGGTTGACGTCGCTGGCCGACTACGTGTCGCGCATGAAGGAGGGCCAGCAGGCCATCTATTACATGTTCGGCGAGTCGCGGAAGGCGCTGGAGGGCTCGCCCCACCTGGAGGCGCTGCGCAAGCGCGGCTACGAGGTGCTCTTCCTGACCGACCCGGTGGACGAGTGGGCCGCCCAGGGGCTGCACGAGTTCGACGGCAAGCCGCTGGTGTCCGCGCTGCAGGCGGACCTGAAGCTCCAGGAGACGCCCGAGGAGAAGAAGCAGAAGGAGGAGCACGCCGAGGGCCTCAAGGCGCTCACCGAGCGGATGAAGGAGGTGCTCAAGGACGCGGTCCGCGAGGTGCGCGTGTCCGATCGCCTCACCGACTCACCCGTCTGCCTGGTGCTGCCCGAGGGCGGCTCGCCCGCCTTCCTGGAGCGCCTGCTGCGCGAGCACGGCCGAGGCATGCCCCGCGCCAAGCGCATCCTCGAGGTGAACCCCGCGCACCCCGTCATCGAGCACCTGCGCAAGCTCCACGAGAAGGACGCGAAGGCCGAGCGGGTCACAGAGTGGATCGAGCTGCTGCATGATCAGGCGCTGCTCACCGAGGGCAGCCCGCTGGAGGATCCCAACCGCTTCGCGAAGCGGATGACGGCGCTGCTGACGCAGCTGGCGGGGCAGACGGTGGAGCCTCCCGCCAACGGCGCTCCGACGGCGGGCTCGCAGGCCCCGGAGGCCTCGACGACGTCGGGCGGCTCCTCGGCCCAGGCCTGA
- a CDS encoding dipeptidyl-peptidase 3 family protein, protein MTRYLLSLLTTVLLAGAARAAEPAPLPTAAELQRMTARFAPVDLKVDVSKLPDNEKRALARMVQAAQLMDPLFMRQSWAGNETLLLELLKDTSPLGRERLRSFLLNKGPWSRLDEGRPFIPGVPAEPPASGNFYPPATTKEAIEQWVKTLPEPQQREATGFYTTIRRAPDGKLIAVPYSVEYQGELGQAAQLLREAAQLTKQPTLQAFLTARADAFLSNNYYASEVAWMELDASIEPTIGPYEVYEDNWFNYKAAFEAFITVRDDAETQKLSRFSGELQGLENALPIDPKMRNPKLGALAPIRVVNSVSSSGDANRGVQTAAFNLPNDERVTAEKGSKRVMLKNIQEAKFQRVLKPIALVALSAKDRANVAFDAFFTHILMHELMHGLGPHNITVDGKQTTVRQALQVASSAIEEAKADVSGLWALQQLVNKGLLDKSMERTMYTTYLASMFRSIRFGIDEAHGKGVALQLNHFLDTGAVKVNPDGTFSIVPEKIQESVTALTKQLMELQGRGDRAQAEALLSKLGVVRPEAQKVLDKLRNVPVDIEPRFVTAEQLIRDFGGPEQVKK, encoded by the coding sequence ATGACCCGTTACCTCCTGTCCCTGCTCACGACCGTGCTCCTGGCGGGCGCCGCCCGGGCCGCCGAGCCGGCTCCCCTCCCCACCGCCGCGGAGCTCCAGCGGATGACGGCGCGCTTCGCGCCCGTGGACCTCAAGGTCGACGTCTCCAAGCTGCCGGACAACGAGAAGCGCGCGCTGGCGAGGATGGTCCAGGCCGCTCAGCTCATGGACCCGCTCTTCATGCGCCAGTCCTGGGCCGGCAACGAGACGCTCCTGCTGGAGCTGCTGAAGGACACCTCGCCGCTGGGGCGCGAGCGGCTCCGCTCGTTCCTGCTCAACAAGGGGCCGTGGTCACGGCTGGATGAGGGCCGGCCCTTCATCCCCGGCGTCCCCGCCGAGCCGCCTGCGTCGGGCAACTTCTACCCGCCCGCCACCACCAAGGAGGCCATCGAGCAGTGGGTGAAGACGCTGCCCGAGCCCCAGCAGCGCGAGGCCACCGGCTTCTACACCACCATCCGCCGCGCTCCGGACGGCAAGCTCATCGCCGTGCCCTACAGCGTGGAGTACCAGGGCGAGCTCGGCCAGGCGGCCCAGCTCCTGCGCGAGGCCGCCCAGCTCACGAAGCAGCCCACGCTCCAGGCCTTCCTCACCGCGCGCGCGGATGCCTTCCTCTCCAACAACTACTACGCCAGCGAGGTGGCGTGGATGGAGCTGGACGCCAGCATCGAGCCCACCATCGGGCCCTACGAGGTCTACGAGGACAACTGGTTCAACTACAAGGCCGCCTTCGAGGCCTTCATCACGGTGAGGGACGACGCGGAGACGCAGAAGCTGTCGCGCTTCAGCGGCGAGCTCCAGGGGCTGGAGAACGCGCTGCCCATCGATCCGAAGATGCGCAACCCGAAGCTGGGCGCGCTGGCGCCCATCCGGGTGGTCAACAGCGTGTCCTCCTCCGGAGACGCCAACCGCGGCGTGCAGACGGCCGCCTTCAACCTGCCCAATGACGAGCGCGTCACCGCGGAGAAGGGCAGCAAGCGCGTGATGCTCAAGAACATCCAGGAGGCCAAGTTCCAGCGCGTGCTGAAGCCCATCGCCCTGGTGGCGCTCTCCGCGAAGGATCGCGCGAACGTCGCCTTCGACGCCTTCTTCACCCACATCCTCATGCACGAGCTGATGCACGGGCTGGGGCCCCACAACATCACCGTCGACGGCAAGCAGACCACGGTGCGTCAGGCGCTCCAGGTGGCCTCCAGCGCCATCGAGGAGGCCAAGGCGGACGTCTCCGGCCTCTGGGCGCTGCAGCAGCTGGTGAACAAGGGGCTGCTCGACAAGTCCATGGAGCGCACCATGTACACCACGTACCTGGCCTCCATGTTCCGCTCCATCCGGTTCGGCATCGACGAGGCCCATGGCAAGGGCGTGGCGCTCCAGCTCAACCACTTCCTGGACACCGGCGCGGTGAAGGTGAACCCGGACGGCACCTTCTCGATCGTCCCGGAGAAGATCCAGGAGTCCGTGACGGCGCTGACGAAGCAGCTCATGGAGCTGCAGGGGCGCGGCGATCGCGCCCAGGCCGAGGCCCTGCTGTCGAAGCTGGGTGTGGTGCGGCCGGAGGCGCAGAAGGTGCTCGACAAGCTCCGCAACGTCCCCGTGGACATCGAGCCGCGCTTCGTCACCGCGGAGCAGCTCATCCGAGACTTCGGCGGCCCCGAGCAGGTGAAGAAGTAG
- a CDS encoding fatty acid desaturase, with protein MSTRAHHGPWGVPLALILIGAWLGHLAWMLTADGLSWRSPVSWLHVALQGYLCTGLFITGHDAMHGTVSRRWWLNAAVGTLACFLFAGLSYRRLVVNHRAHHADPTGERDPDFSTRSQAFWPWLATFMFRYTTLTQLVVMAVQFNVLKWLGVAEWRLWAFWVVPAVLGTLQLFYFGTYLPHRRPDTPEMAPHHARTLPRNHLWGMLSCYFFGYHWEHHESPSTPWWALWRMKDARARASALAGQGEATTR; from the coding sequence ATGAGCACCCGCGCCCACCATGGCCCCTGGGGAGTCCCCCTCGCGCTGATCCTCATCGGCGCGTGGTTGGGGCACCTTGCCTGGATGCTGACGGCGGACGGCCTCTCCTGGCGCTCGCCCGTCTCCTGGCTCCACGTGGCCCTGCAAGGCTACCTGTGCACCGGCCTCTTCATCACCGGCCATGACGCCATGCATGGCACGGTGAGCCGCCGCTGGTGGCTGAACGCGGCGGTGGGGACGCTCGCCTGCTTCCTCTTCGCGGGGCTGTCCTACCGCCGGCTGGTGGTCAACCACCGCGCCCACCACGCCGACCCCACGGGCGAGCGCGATCCGGACTTCTCCACGCGCTCCCAGGCCTTCTGGCCGTGGCTGGCCACCTTCATGTTCCGCTACACCACCTTGACGCAGCTCGTCGTGATGGCGGTGCAGTTCAACGTGCTCAAGTGGCTGGGAGTGGCCGAGTGGCGCCTGTGGGCCTTCTGGGTGGTGCCCGCGGTGCTCGGCACGCTGCAGCTCTTCTACTTCGGCACCTACCTGCCCCACCGCCGGCCGGACACCCCCGAGATGGCGCCCCACCACGCGCGCACCCTGCCGCGCAACCACCTGTGGGGCATGCTCTCCTGCTACTTCTTCGGCTACCACTGGGAGCACCACGAATCGCCCTCGACCCCATGGTGGGCGCTATGGCGGATGAAGGATGCTCGGGCCCGTGCCTCGGCCCTGGCTGGTCAGGGAGAGGCCACCACCCGGTAG
- the msrP gene encoding protein-methionine-sulfoxide reductase catalytic subunit MsrP → MSDKKAPEPPSSEITPEKQYLRRRELIKNAGLFAGTAAVVGGGLYLLGMKRTRPMDKFVPDAGELAALPVSGGKGSGPYDTDESRTPYEDVTTYNNFYEFGLDKNDPARHSHTLRTRPWTVTIDGEAHKPQTVDIDQITSWFPLEERVYRMRCVEAWSMVIPWLGFPLGELIKRVEPTSRAKYVAFTTLMDPEQMPGLKRPVLDWPYVEGLRLDEALHPLTLMAVGLYGKTLPNQNGAPLRLVVPWKYGFKGIKSIVKITLTEQQPPTTWNLAKPEEYGFYANVNPQVDHPRWSQASERRVGEFRRRPTLPFNGYAEQVASLYAGMDLRTNY, encoded by the coding sequence ATGTCCGACAAGAAGGCGCCCGAGCCCCCCAGCTCCGAGATCACCCCCGAGAAGCAGTACCTGCGCCGCCGCGAGCTCATCAAGAACGCGGGCCTCTTCGCGGGCACGGCCGCGGTCGTCGGGGGCGGGCTGTACCTGCTGGGCATGAAGCGCACCCGGCCCATGGACAAGTTCGTTCCGGACGCGGGCGAGCTGGCCGCGCTCCCCGTCTCGGGCGGCAAGGGCTCCGGGCCCTACGACACCGACGAGTCCCGCACGCCCTACGAGGACGTCACCACCTACAACAACTTCTACGAGTTCGGGCTCGACAAGAACGATCCGGCCCGCCACTCGCACACCCTCAGGACGCGGCCGTGGACCGTCACCATCGACGGCGAGGCGCACAAGCCGCAGACGGTGGACATCGATCAGATCACCTCCTGGTTCCCCCTGGAGGAGCGCGTCTACCGGATGCGCTGCGTCGAGGCCTGGTCCATGGTCATCCCCTGGCTCGGCTTCCCGCTGGGCGAGCTCATCAAGCGCGTGGAGCCCACCAGCCGCGCGAAGTACGTGGCCTTCACCACGCTGATGGATCCGGAGCAGATGCCGGGCCTGAAGCGCCCCGTGCTGGACTGGCCCTATGTGGAAGGCCTGCGCCTGGACGAGGCCCTGCACCCGCTGACGCTCATGGCGGTGGGGCTCTACGGCAAGACGCTTCCCAACCAGAACGGCGCGCCGCTGCGGCTGGTGGTGCCCTGGAAGTACGGCTTCAAGGGCATCAAGTCGATCGTGAAGATCACCCTCACCGAGCAGCAGCCGCCCACCACGTGGAACCTGGCCAAGCCCGAGGAGTACGGCTTCTACGCCAACGTGAACCCCCAGGTGGACCACCCGCGCTGGAGCCAGGCCTCGGAGCGCCGGGTGGGGGAGTTCCGCCGCCGCCCCACGCTGCCCTTCAACGGCTACGCCGAACAGGTGGCCTCTCTCTATGCCGGCATGGATCTCCGCACGAACTACTGA